From one Melioribacteraceae bacterium genomic stretch:
- a CDS encoding DUF2721 domain-containing protein encodes MEIFGGKELTLIQLIQFMLAPAVMINACGLLLLGINNKYSIVVNRIRLLNEERRKYKLKIGGEIYETEDNVRLESISKQLVLLVYRVKLVRNCVLSYTVAIAFFILSSLLIGIAFFTKNIELDIIILGSFLLGMLAVFVGILFAMTETARGYSIVRFEVQADE; translated from the coding sequence ATGGAAATCTTTGGTGGAAAAGAATTAACGCTAATTCAACTAATTCAATTTATGCTCGCTCCCGCGGTAATGATTAATGCGTGTGGACTTCTTTTACTCGGAATAAACAATAAATATTCCATTGTAGTTAATCGAATTAGACTTTTAAATGAAGAAAGAAGAAAATACAAATTAAAAATCGGTGGCGAGATTTATGAAACCGAAGACAATGTTAGATTAGAAAGTATATCCAAACAGTTAGTTCTTCTTGTGTATAGAGTCAAACTCGTTCGCAATTGTGTTCTCTCTTACACCGTTGCTATTGCATTTTTTATCCTATCGTCACTTTTAATCGGCATTGCATTCTTTACTAAAAACATTGAGTTGGATATTATTATTCTCGGTTCATTTTTACTAGGAATGCTGGCGGTATTTGTCGGGATTCTTTTTGCGATGACTGAAACCGCACGCGGATATTCAATCGTCAGATTCGAAGTTCAAGCTGATGAGTAA
- a CDS encoding lysine 2,3-aminomutase: protein MIKPKQMRFYGLRDLTKIPQFQKIPKDDLFAVKVVSHVLPFRTNNYLVEELIDWDNIPNDPIFQLTFPQRGMIEDNDFNRIADLLKKKATKEEIQKAANEIRFSLNPHPAGQMTANVPYMEDDDEPVRGVQHKYRETALVFPSAGQTCHAYCTFCFRWAQFVGMTDLKFTTDESNRFQKYLKQHKEISNVLFTGGDPMVMTLKKLEIFLKPFLKPEFEHIRNIRIGTKSVAYWPYKFVTDKEADGVLKLFEKLVDAGKHVAIMGHYNHWVELSTPVAREAVKRIQSTGAVIRAQSPIVKHVNDDPTIWRRMWKDQVSQGIIPYYMFVERDTGAKNYFEIPLYRAFQIFRDAYKNVSGLGRTVRGPSMSALPGKVVIEGIAEINDEKVFVLNFLQARNPDWVRRPFFAKYDENAYWLNHLKPAFGKKKFFYKDELKQILLERAAKDHHKFNEKEEMEDEHLATGAA from the coding sequence ATGATTAAACCAAAACAAATGAGATTTTACGGGTTACGTGATTTAACAAAAATCCCACAGTTTCAAAAAATTCCCAAAGATGATCTATTTGCAGTAAAAGTTGTTTCTCATGTACTTCCATTCAGAACAAATAATTACCTTGTTGAAGAACTGATTGATTGGGATAATATTCCGAATGATCCAATCTTCCAATTAACTTTTCCTCAAAGGGGAATGATTGAAGATAACGACTTTAATAGAATCGCAGATTTGTTAAAAAAGAAAGCAACCAAAGAGGAAATTCAAAAAGCTGCTAACGAAATTAGATTCTCATTAAATCCTCACCCGGCCGGACAGATGACAGCAAACGTGCCCTATATGGAGGATGATGACGAACCGGTAAGAGGAGTTCAACATAAGTACAGAGAGACTGCATTAGTTTTTCCATCTGCCGGTCAAACGTGTCATGCTTATTGTACTTTCTGTTTCCGTTGGGCACAGTTTGTTGGGATGACGGACTTAAAGTTTACAACGGATGAATCCAATAGATTCCAAAAGTATTTAAAACAGCATAAAGAAATTTCAAATGTTCTTTTCACCGGCGGCGATCCGATGGTTATGACATTAAAAAAGTTGGAAATATTCTTAAAACCATTTCTCAAACCGGAATTTGAGCATATACGAAATATTAGAATTGGTACAAAATCAGTTGCATATTGGCCTTACAAATTTGTTACCGATAAAGAAGCTGACGGAGTATTAAAACTTTTTGAAAAATTAGTAGATGCCGGAAAACATGTTGCTATTATGGGACATTACAATCATTGGGTGGAGCTTTCTACTCCTGTTGCACGCGAAGCTGTTAAAAGAATACAAAGCACTGGAGCAGTAATAAGAGCACAATCACCGATTGTAAAACATGTAAATGATGATCCCACAATTTGGCGGAGAATGTGGAAAGATCAGGTTAGTCAGGGAATTATTCCTTATTACATGTTTGTTGAACGAGATACCGGTGCAAAAAATTATTTTGAAATTCCTCTCTATAGAGCTTTCCAAATTTTCCGAGATGCTTATAAGAATGTATCGGGACTTGGAAGAACAGTCCGCGGTCCATCAATGTCGGCATTACCTGGTAAAGTTGTAATCGAAGGTATTGCGGAAATTAACGACGAAAAAGTTTTTGTATTAAACTTTTTACAAGCTCGAAATCCGGATTGGGTAAGAAGACCATTTTTCGCCAAGTATGATGAAAATGCATACTGGTTGAATCATCTTAAACCTGCTTTTGGTAAAAAGAAATTTTTCTACAAAGATGAGTTAAAACAAATATTGCTTGAAAGAGCTGCCAAAGATCATCATAAATTCAATGAAAAAGAAGAAATGGAAGATGAACACTTGGCAACAGGTGCAGCTTAA
- a CDS encoding DMT family transporter: MKLKTETLSIIYALSAVLLWSTVATAFKLTLAGLNYAQLLFYSSLASMMVLLVFAYYESPRDVLNVFKGESIGKNLLLGLFNPFLYYLVLFQAYSLLPAQEAQPLNYTWPIMISIFSVIFLGQRITIRTIIGLVLAFLGVVVIATRGDIFGLSFHNLFGVILAVGSSVIWATFWTMSLIDKRKNSVKLFASFLFGSIFTFVFVLVFESFHIESIGYLFGAIYIGLFEMGITFFLWMKGMQLSTDQAKTSTLAYLSPFISLLFIALILGETILFSSILGLILIISGILYQQLENFKIRRFEK; the protein is encoded by the coding sequence GTGAAACTAAAAACAGAAACACTTTCTATTATTTACGCACTTAGTGCAGTATTACTTTGGTCAACTGTTGCAACGGCTTTTAAACTTACTTTAGCCGGATTAAATTATGCCCAGCTTTTATTTTATTCGTCTTTAGCCAGCATGATGGTTTTGCTTGTGTTTGCTTATTACGAATCACCAAGAGATGTTCTTAATGTCTTTAAAGGTGAATCAATAGGTAAAAACTTACTTTTAGGATTGTTTAACCCGTTTTTATATTACTTAGTTTTATTTCAAGCGTACTCATTACTTCCAGCACAAGAAGCACAACCTTTAAACTATACATGGCCGATTATGATTTCGATTTTTTCAGTGATCTTTCTCGGTCAGAGAATTACAATTCGTACAATTATCGGATTAGTTTTGGCATTTCTCGGTGTTGTTGTGATTGCAACTCGTGGAGATATATTTGGTTTGTCATTCCACAATTTATTTGGAGTAATTTTAGCAGTTGGAAGTTCTGTAATTTGGGCAACTTTTTGGACAATGAGTTTGATTGATAAAAGAAAAAACTCCGTCAAATTATTTGCCTCATTTCTTTTCGGTTCAATTTTTACATTCGTTTTCGTGCTTGTATTCGAGTCATTTCACATTGAATCTATCGGTTACTTATTCGGAGCAATTTATATCGGTTTGTTCGAAATGGGGATTACATTCTTTTTGTGGATGAAAGGAATGCAATTAAGTACAGATCAAGCAAAGACATCGACGCTTGCTTATTTATCGCCATTCATTTCATTATTATTTATTGCTTTAATACTTGGAGAAACAATTCTGTTCTCTTCAATTCTTGGGTTAATTTTAATTATTAGCGGGATATTGTATCAGCAGTTAGAGAATTTCAAAATTAGAAGATTCGAAAAATAA
- a CDS encoding class I fructose-bisphosphate aldolase has product MIDKIKEYLGSEADQLLSYKAIFPKEKLHLPGPDFIDRIFIQSDRSPNVLKNLNWIFSSGRLAGTGYVSILPVDQGIEHSAGASFAPNPEYFDPENIVKLAVEGGCNAVASTLGVLGMTSRKYAHKIPFIVKLNHNELLTYPNKYDQIMFAGVDQAFDMGAAAVGATIYFGSDESTRQIIEVSEAFQYAHELGMATILWCYLRNSDFKADKDYHTAADLTGQANHLGVTIEADIIKQKLPDCNGGFNAIKFGKTHKKVYSDLTSDNPIDLTRYQVINNYMGRAGLINSGGASGENDFAEAAKTAVINKRAGGMGLISGRKAFQRPMEEGVKLLNTIQDVYLCKDVTIA; this is encoded by the coding sequence ATGATAGATAAAATTAAAGAATATCTCGGTTCCGAAGCTGATCAATTGCTTAGTTACAAAGCAATATTCCCTAAAGAAAAACTACATCTTCCCGGTCCGGATTTTATTGACAGAATTTTTATTCAATCTGACAGATCACCGAACGTTTTAAAAAATCTAAATTGGATTTTTAGTAGTGGACGATTAGCCGGAACCGGATACGTTTCAATTCTTCCGGTTGATCAAGGAATTGAACATTCCGCCGGTGCATCATTTGCTCCGAACCCGGAATATTTTGATCCCGAAAATATTGTTAAACTTGCTGTTGAAGGAGGATGCAATGCAGTCGCTTCAACGCTTGGTGTTCTTGGAATGACATCAAGAAAATATGCTCACAAAATTCCTTTCATCGTTAAGCTGAATCATAACGAGCTTCTAACTTATCCGAATAAATATGATCAAATAATGTTTGCGGGAGTCGATCAAGCATTTGATATGGGTGCTGCCGCAGTAGGTGCTACAATTTATTTCGGCTCGGATGAAAGTACCAGACAAATTATTGAAGTTAGCGAAGCTTTTCAATATGCTCATGAACTTGGTATGGCAACAATACTTTGGTGTTATCTTCGTAATTCTGATTTTAAAGCGGATAAAGATTATCACACGGCAGCTGATTTGACAGGACAGGCAAATCATCTCGGTGTTACTATCGAAGCCGATATTATCAAACAAAAATTACCGGATTGCAATGGCGGGTTTAACGCAATTAAGTTCGGAAAAACTCATAAAAAAGTTTATTCTGATCTGACTAGTGATAACCCAATTGACTTGACCCGCTATCAGGTTATTAACAACTATATGGGAAGAGCTGGATTAATAAACAGCGGCGGTGCTTCAGGAGAAAACGATTTTGCCGAAGCGGCTAAAACTGCGGTAATTAATAAACGTGCTGGCGGTATGGGTTTGATTTCCGGTCGCAAAGCATTTCAGAGACCAATGGAAGAAGGTGTAAAATTATTAAACACAATTCAAGACGTATATCTTTGCAAGGATGTTACGATAGCATAA
- the aat gene encoding leucyl/phenylalanyl-tRNA--protein transferase, whose protein sequence is MSNKQTNIDYLDPKNMILLYARGAFPMAEKNGRINWYMPEIRTIIPLDSFNIPRSLSKFMKKTNFTFSYDQSTMDVVKNCSSRNETWINDRLIKAYEGIMQLGHLHSVEVYEKQNLVGGLYGVTFRGAFFGESMFSKKSQASKAALVKLIERLHAKGFKVLDVQYYTDHLGMFGAREIPFEEYAALLKQAYQWEISFN, encoded by the coding sequence ATGAGTAACAAGCAAACTAATATCGATTATCTTGACCCGAAGAATATGATTCTTCTCTATGCCCGCGGTGCATTTCCTATGGCAGAAAAAAACGGAAGAATTAATTGGTATATGCCGGAAATTAGAACAATCATTCCACTCGATAGTTTTAATATTCCACGCTCACTTTCAAAATTTATGAAGAAGACCAACTTCACATTTTCATACGATCAATCAACAATGGATGTTGTAAAAAACTGCTCTTCCCGCAATGAAACTTGGATAAATGACAGATTAATAAAAGCATATGAAGGAATAATGCAACTCGGTCATTTACATTCTGTTGAAGTTTATGAGAAACAAAATTTAGTCGGCGGACTTTATGGGGTTACTTTCCGCGGTGCATTTTTTGGAGAATCTATGTTTTCAAAGAAATCACAAGCATCAAAAGCCGCTTTAGTAAAATTAATTGAGCGGCTCCACGCGAAGGGATTCAAAGTTCTGGATGTTCAATATTACACCGATCACTTAGGTATGTTCGGAGCAAGGGAAATTCCTTTCGAAGAATATGCTGCTTTGCTGAAACAAGCTTATCAATGGGAAATATCTTTTAATTAA
- a CDS encoding tetratricopeptide repeat protein produces MRIDLFKILLSSLILAGIISCQQAIDLSPVYYKQGNELYDKGKFQEAIDKYTEAIEANSSNQNYYFNRGSAYFAIGNYEFAIKDYTHVLQLFPQNSVALKSRGSSYFNIGLNDRAIDDFSQALQINPRDTEALNNRAYVKTSIKDFTSAFEDYSRAIELDTTNSILYFNRGSVLDSLKQFEGAIENYTQALHISADNPQNFISRGLSLIQLGKNEEACEDFNSAFKIDSTAIVFLNKFCK; encoded by the coding sequence ATGCGAATTGACTTATTTAAAATATTATTAAGTTCTTTGATTCTGGCTGGAATAATATCATGCCAGCAAGCAATTGATCTTTCTCCAGTTTATTATAAACAAGGTAATGAACTTTATGATAAAGGAAAATTTCAAGAAGCAATTGATAAATATACAGAAGCAATAGAAGCAAATTCATCAAATCAAAATTATTATTTTAATAGAGGAAGTGCTTACTTTGCAATCGGTAATTACGAATTTGCTATAAAAGATTACACTCATGTTCTACAACTATTTCCTCAAAACTCGGTTGCTTTGAAAAGTCGTGGGTCATCTTATTTTAATATCGGCTTAAATGACAGAGCTATTGATGATTTTTCGCAAGCATTACAAATAAATCCCCGCGATACCGAAGCACTAAATAACCGCGCATATGTAAAAACCTCAATAAAGGATTTTACATCAGCATTCGAAGATTATTCAAGAGCAATTGAACTCGATACAACAAATTCAATTCTTTACTTTAATCGCGGTTCTGTATTGGACAGTTTAAAACAATTCGAAGGTGCAATCGAAAATTATACTCAAGCATTGCATATTTCTGCGGATAATCCGCAAAATTTTATATCGCGAGGATTGTCGTTAATTCAATTGGGTAAAAATGAAGAAGCGTGTGAAGATTTCAACTCAGCATTTAAAATAGATTCGACTGCGATAGTTTTTCTTAATAAATTTTGTAAATGA